One part of the Vicia villosa cultivar HV-30 ecotype Madison, WI linkage group LG6, Vvil1.0, whole genome shotgun sequence genome encodes these proteins:
- the LOC131610224 gene encoding probable pectate lyase 12, which produces MLFQTKTICILVTIIVLSSFSPLGLAMLNLTLPGTHPDPDAVAHEVHRKVNASMARRQTLSSGSACMTGNPIDDCWKCDPEWPNNRQRLADCVIGFGQYAKGGKGGEYYVVTDSSDDDPVTPKPGTLRYAVIKNEPLWIVFPSNMMIKLKQELIFNSYKTIDGRGADVHIVGGGCITLQFISNVIIHNIHVHHCHPSGNTNVRSSPEHYGYRTLSDGDGISIFGSKDIWIDHCTLSHCKDGLIDAVMGSTGITISNNFMSHHNEVMLLGHSDDYLPDSGMQVTIAFNHFGEELVQRMPRCRRGYIHVVNNDFTQWEMYAIGGSGEPTINSQGNRYVAPVNLFAKEVTKRVETEQNKWKGWNWRSEGDVMVNGAFFVTSGESLEVKYEKAFSVEPQSADRIVFLTMNAGVLGNARDNNVGMWSRGPSSTDDGVSDSGPDYTDDMSGGGALVVLSSSFTMLCFLLSYRVILLTVLL; this is translated from the exons ATGTTGTTCCAAACAAAAACAATATGCATTTTGGTAACTATCATTGTTCTTAGTTCCTTTTCACCACTTGGATTAGCAATGTTGAACTTAACTCTTCCTGGAACTCACCCTGACCCTGATGCTGTTGctcatgaagttcatag GAAGGTGAATGCATCAATGGCAAGAAGACAAACACTATCATCCGGATCTGCATGCATGACAGGAAACCCGATCGACGACTGTTGGAAATGCGATCCAGAATGGCCAAACAACCGACAAAGGTTAGCCGATTGTGTAATCGGGTTCGGTCAGTATGCAAAAGGAGGAAAAGGTGGTGAATACTACGTTGTAACGGATTCATCGGACGATGATCCCGTTACACCAAAACCTGGTACATTAAGATATGCTGTGATAAAAAACGAACCGTTATGGATCGTATTTCCTAGTAACATGATGATTAAGCTGAAGCAAGAATTGATTTTTAATAGCTATAAAACCATTGATGGACGTGGTGCTGATGTTCATATTGTTGGAGGAGGATGCATTACTTTGCAGTTTATTAGTAATGTTATTATACATAACATTCATGTTCATCATTGTCATCCATCAG GAAACACAAACGTCCGATCTAGTCCAGAACACTATGGTTACAGAACATTATCCGACGGAGACGGAATTTCCATATTCGGATCAAAAGACATATGGATCGACCATTGCACACTCTCACATTGCAAAGACGGACTAATAGACGCAGTAATGGGATCGACAGGAATAACAATATCCAACAACTTCATGTCACACCACAACGAAGTCATGCTCCTCGGCCACAGTGACGACTACCTCCCTGACTCAGGAATGCAAGTCACAATCGCATTCAACCATTTCGGGGAGGAACTCGTTCAGAGGATGCCACGTTGTCGAAGAGGATACATCCATGTCGTCAACAACGATTTCACTCAATGGGAAATGTATGCCATTGGTGGAAGTGGTGAACCGACTATTAATAGTCAGGGAAATCGCTATGTCGCTCCTGTTAATCTTTTCGCAAAAGAGGTTACTAAGAGGGTTGAAACAGAACAGAATAAGTGGAAAGGATGGAATTGGAGATCTGAAGGTGATGTTATGGTTAATGGTGCATTCTTTGTTACATCTGGTGAAAGTCTTGAGGTTAAGTATGAGAAAGCTTTTAGTGTTGAACCTCAATCTGCTGATAGGATTGTTTTTCTTACCATGAATGCTGGTGTTCTTGGTAATGCAAG GGACAATAATGTGGGAATGTGGAGTAGAGGACCAAGCAGCACCGATGACGGTGTTTCAGATTCTGGCCCAGATTACACAGATGATATGTCGGGTGGCGGTGCACTAGTGGTGTTGTCGTCTTCTTTTACTATGTTGTGCTTCTTGTTGTCTTACAGAGTGATTCTGTTGACAGTGCTTCTATAA
- the LOC131612558 gene encoding alpha carbonic anhydrase 7-like yields MHNQNYFLISILLISITILFYSTLTSALEEPEYGYNEESADGPKHWGDLKREWAACKGDMQSPIDLSNERVTLIPNLGKLTSYYKPQYATVSNRGHDVAVNWKGDAGSININGNEYFLQQSHWHWPSEHTINGRRYDLELHMVHVSPQPDGTNKTAVVGILYKYGSPDPFLSELVKYIVEVPDEDEETSIGVMDPSKIFKDSNMYYRYMGSLTAPPCTEGIIWTINTKIRTVSRGQVKLLKNSVLKYYAKKNARPVQILNQREIGVYDSIMAENIPHY; encoded by the exons atGCATaaccaaaactattttttaatttcaattctaCTAATATCAATAACCATTCTTTTTTATTCGACATTAACAAGTGCTCTTGAAGAACCAG AGTACGGTTACAATGAAGAAAGCGCAGATGGACCTAAACATTGGGGTGATCTAAAAAGAGAATGGGCAGCATGTAAAGGAGACATGCAATCTCCTATTGATTTGTCAAATGAAAGAGTGACTCTCATCCCAAATTTGGGAAAGCTAACGAGTTACTACAAGCCTCAATATGCAACCGTATCAAACCGGGGTCACGATGTTGCG GTTAATTGGAAAGGAGACGCCGGCTCGATAAACATCAATGGAAATGAATATTTTCTTCAACAAAGCCATTGGCACTGGCCATCTGAACATACCATCAATGGCAGGAG GTATGACTTAGAGTTACATATGGTTCATGTTAGCCCTCAGCCAGATGGAACAAATAAGACAGCTGTTGTTGGTATTTTGTATAAATATGGTTCCCCTGATCCATTTCTTTCCGAG CTAGTAAAGTATATAGTTGAAGTTcctgatgaagatgaagaaacaagcaTAGGTGTTATGGATCCATCAAAAATATTCAAGGATTCAAACATGTATTACAGATACATGGGATCACTAACTGCACCTCCTTGCACTGAAGGTATCATTTGGACCATTAATACCAAG ATAAGAACTGTTTCAAGAGGACAAGTGAAGTTACTGAAGAATTCAGTACTTAAATAT TATGCAAAAAAGAATGCAAGGCCAGTGCAGATCCTGAATCAGCGAGAGATTGGAGTTTATGATTCAATAATGGCAGAGAATATACCTCACTATTGA
- the LOC131614806 gene encoding uncharacterized protein LOC131614806 — protein sequence MANNNIPSSDPFLLEHLIEDSTREVTNRRRQEEPQHALAGQRRSRHETSQPGRQRVQNIQQLQGLQQVQNVEQNPPEGHVQNGEDEQARTHNGPERPQNENETDARDGHAASSFTHTSERLRTRHVEEEEPLDIPEGTDPITVRLLKELQKTNSLLRIQDDRIHELERKRRYRSPPKRRYRSRSYSSSRSPPRRHRRRSPSSSRSPPRRHRRRRSYSRSPPRKSRKNQRPEATETRSLSPEQGHQGPSKAVLKPRERPSPRDNRAGPNNDQERPRRGRHSNSPRPSDEEDFRSPLSEDIRRARLPRGMEKPPALDHDFKKAIKIEKVHSMNALLRKAQAFIAFEEGEAAAIKASRGSDAARSSNYEHPGSKRGHEKRKDDRSLDIKERRGPSGRFNDYTPLNTSRERILAECQNTEFKKSNIRPPKSNPARPGTDKSKYCKYHRSHGHLTEECIHLKDAIETLIKEGRLSKYTQKGEPSRRDDHRNSDEGNSPDNRPLQVALSVTRPEDFVPSAGILTALSKWENFPFTMRQRGPRPHTAEVPGKVRTNHFLPGGTARRSSKRHDPPACPS from the exons atggctaacaacaacatcccaagctcCGATCCCTTCCTCCTGGAACATCTGATCGAAGATTCCACCCGCGAGGTGACAAATCGTCGTCGGCAAGAAGAACCACAACATGCCCTTGCCGGACAGAGAAGGTCGAGGCATGAGACCTCGCAACCTGGGAGGCAACGGGTCCAGAACATCCAGCAGCTGCAGGGCCTCCAACAGGTCCAGAATGTCGAGCAAAACCCTCCCGAGGGAcacgttcagaacggggaagacgaGCAGGCCCGAACCCACAATGGACCTGAACGCCCCCAGAACGAGAATGAGACCGACGCCAGAGACGGGCACGCCGCTTCCTCATTCACTCACACCTCCGAGAGACTGAGGACCCGTCATGTAGAAGAGGAGGAACCGCTCGACATCCCCGAGGGCACTGATCCCATCACTGTCCGCCTGCTCAAAGAACTGCAAAAGACGAACAGCCTCCTCCGAATTCAGGACGACCGTATCCAcgagctggaaaggaagcgacggTACCGCTCCCCTCCAAAGAGACGTTACCggtcacgctcctattcctcctcgcgctcacctcCGAGGAGGCACCGTCGGCGTTCCCCATCTTCTTCACGCTCCCCACCTAGAAGACACCGCCGTCGGAGATCATATTCCCGCTCTCCTCCAAGAAAGAGCAGGAAGAATCAGAGACCAGAGGCCACTGAAACAAGAAGCCTCTCCCCCGAGCAGGGTCATCAGGGCCCCTCCAAGGCTGTGCTGAAACCCCGCGAGCGTCCCTCTCCTCGGGATAATCGCGCCGGTCCCAACAATGACCAGGAAAGACCCCGGCGAGGTAGACATTCAAATTCACCAAGACCGAGCGACgaagaggacttccgcagccctttgTCCGAGGACATCCGAAGAGCCCGCCTTCCTCGAGGGATGGAAAAACCTCCGGCGTTGGACCA tgactttaAGAAGGCCATCAAGATTGAAAAGGTCCACTCCATGAACGCTCTCCTTCGCAAAGCTCAAGCGTTCATCGCGTTCGAGGAAGGAGAGGCTGCTGCCATCAAAGCCTCGCGAGGCAGTGACGCCGCTCGCAGTTCAAACTACGAGCACCCAGGTTCGAAGAGAGGGCATGAAAAAAGGAAAGACGACAGATCTCTCGACATCAAAGAGCGTCGAGGACCATCTGGTCGCTTCAATGACTACACCCCTCTGAACACCTCGCGTGAGAGGATCCTGGCCGAATGCCAGAACACCGAGTTCAAGAAATCAAACATCAGGCCCCCAAAGTCAAACCCCGCAAGGCCGGGAACCGACAAATCAAAGTATTGCAAATACCATAGAAGTCACGGCCATCTGACCGAAGAATGCATCCACCTCAAAGATGcaattgaaacactgatcaaggaGGGCCGCCTTTCAAAATACACGCagaaaggggaaccttcccgAAGGGACGACCACAGAAACTCTGACGAAGGGAATTCACCGGATAACAGGCCCCTGCAAGTAGCACTGTCCGTCACTCGCCCAGAGGATTTCGTGCCATCAGCCGGGATCCTCACCGCCCTTAGCAAATGGGAAAATTTCCCATTCACAatg CGCCAACGCGGACCTCGGCCCCACACTGCGGAAGTTCCGGGGAAAGTCAGAACCAATCACTTTCTACCTGgaggaactgcccggcggagctccaaacgccacgaTCCCCCTGCTTGTCCGAGCTAG
- the LOC131612557 gene encoding alpha carbonic anhydrase 7-like, translated as MHRLNHFPISILLISITILFYSTLTSALEEHEYGYNEESADGPKHWGDLKREWAACKGDMQSPIDLSNERVTLIPNLGKLTSYYKPQYATVSNRGHDVAITWKGDAGSINIIGNDYFLQQSHWHWPSEHTINGRRFDLELHMVHVSPQPDGTNKTAVVGILYKYGSPDPFLSELVKYIVEVPDEDEETNIGVIDPSQIFKDSNMYYRYMGSLTAPPCTEGIIWTIKTKIRTVSRGQVKLLENSVLKYYAKKNARPVQNLNQREIGVYDSIMAENIPHY; from the exons ATGCATCGCCTAAACCATTTTCCAATTTCAATTCTACTAATATCAATAACCATTCTTTTTTATTCGACATTAACAAGTGCTCTTGAAGAACATG AGTACGGTTACAATGAAGAAAGTGCAGATGGACCTAAACATTGGGGTGATCTCAAAAGAGAATGGGCAGCATGTAAAGGAGACATGCAATCTCCTATTGATTTGTCAAATGAAAGAGTGACTCTCATCCCAAATTTGGGAAAGCTAACGAGTTACTACAAGCCTCAATATGCTACCGTATCGAACCGGGGTCACGATGTTGCG ATCACTTGGAAAGGTGATGCCGGCTCAATAAACATCATTGGAAATGATTATTTTCTTCAACAAAGCCACTGGCATTGGCCATCTGAACATACCATCAATGGCAGAAG GTTTGACTTAGAGTTGCATATGGTTCATGTTAGCCCTCAACCTGATGGAACCAACAAGACAGCTGTTGTGGGTATTTTGTATAAATATGGTTCCCCTGATCCTTTTCTTTCAGAG CTGGTAAAGTATATAGTTGAAGTTccggatgaagatgaagaaacaaacataggtgttATTGATCCATCACAAATATTTAAGGATTCAAACATGTATTACAGATACATGGGATCACTCACTGCACCTCCTTGCACTGAAGGTATCATTTGGACCATTAAGACCAAG ATAAGAACTGTTTCAAGAGGACAAGTGAAGTTATTGGAGAATTCTGTACTTAAATAT TATGCAAAGAAGAATGCAAGGCCAGTGCAGAATCTGAATCAGCGAGAAATTGGAGTTTATGATTCAATAATGGCAGAGAATATACCTCACTATTGA